GCACCGATCGCCCGGCGTGTTCTTCGAGCACGACAAGGGCAAGACCCACAGCTCGGGCAAGCTCCTGTTTTCCGCGCGCGTGATTCCCTATCGCGGCTCGTGGCTGGATTTCGAGTTCGACCCCAAGGACTGCATCTTCGTGCGCATCGACCGACGCCGCAAATTGCCGGTCACCATTCTGTTGCGCGCTTTGGGCTACAACGACAGCCAGATTCTGGAGCTGTTCTTCGAAACCAACACCTTCCATTTGAACAAGGAAGGCATCACGCTCGACCTGGTTCCGGAGCGGCTGCGCGGCGAAACCGCCGCCTTCGACATCAAGATCAAGAACAAGGTGCTGGTGGAAGAAGGCCGTCGCATCACCGCGCGCCACATCCGCGAGCTGGAAAAAGCCGGCGTCGCCTCGCTGGCGGTGCCGACGGCTTACCTGGCCGGCAAGACCGTGGCCCACGACGTGGTGCAGATCCCCACCGGGGAAATACTCGCCAAGGCCAACGAAGAACTGACCGCGGCCAAGGTCGAGGATTTGGTCAAGCACAGCGTCAAGGAAATCCGCACCATCTATACCAATGATCTGGATCGCGGCGCATTCATCTCCAGCACACTGCGCGTGGATCCCTCGCGCACGCCGCTCGAGGCGCTGGTGGAAATCTACCGCATGATGCGCCCCGGCGAGCCGCCCACCAAGGACGCCGCCGAGCAGCTGTTCCACAATCTGTTCTTTACCCTCGAGCGCTACGACCTGTCGGTGGTGGGGCGCATGAAATTCAACCGGCGCGTGGGCCGCCAGGCGCTGACCGGCCCGGGCGTGCTCTACGACGCCATGTACTTCAGCCAGCGCCAGGACGAGTTCTGCAAGAAACTTTACCAGGAGCTCGGCAAGAGCTCCGACATCGTGGATGCGCTGCGCGTGCTGATTGACATCCGCAACGGCAACGGTCAGGTGGACGACATCGATCACCTCGGCAACCGCCGGGTGCGTTCCGTGGGCGAGATGGCGGAGAACGTGTTCCGCATAGGCCTGGTGCGCGTGGAGCGCGCGGTCCGGGAGCGCTTGGCAATCGCCGAGAGCGAAGGCCTGATGCCGCAGGAGCTCATTAACGCCAAACCGGTATCGGCGGCGGTCAAGGAGTTCTTCGGCTCCTCGCAGTTGTCGCAATTCATGGACCAGAACAACCCGCTGTCCGAGGTCACGCACAAGCGCCGCGTGTCGGCGCTTGGCCCCGGTGGCCTGACGCGCGAACGCGCCGGCTTTGAAGTGCGCGACGTGCATCCCACCCACTACGGGCGAGTGTGCCCGATCGAGACCCCGGAAGGCCCGAACATCGGCCTGATCAATTCGCTGTCGGTGTATGCGCGCACCAACGAATACGGGTTCCTGGAAACTCCCTATCGGCGCGTGACCAACGGCAAGGTCAGCGACGAGATCGTGTACCTCTCGGCGATCGAGGAAGGCCAATACGTGATTGCGCAGGCCAACGCGCAGCTCGACGGACACGGGCGCTTCGTGGACGAGCTGGTGTCGGTGCGCCACCAGAACGAATTCACGCTCTCGGCACCGGACAAGATCAATTTCATTGACGTCTCGCCCAAGCAGATCGTTTCGATTGCCGCGGCGCTCATCCCGTTTCTCGAGCACGACGATGCCAACCGCGCGCTCATGGGCTCGAACATGCAGCGCCAGGCGGTACCCACGCTGCGTACCGAAAAGCCGCTGGTGGGCACCGGCATTGAGCGCACCGTGGCGATTGACTCCGGCGTGGTGGTCGTGGCAAAGCGCGGCGGCAGCGTGGATTCCGTGGACGCGGGCCGCATCGTGGTGCGCGTCAACGACGAGGAAACCCATGCGGGCGAGCCGGGCGTGGACATCTACAACCTCACCAAGTACACGCGCTCCAACCAGAACACCTGCATCAACCAGCGGCCGCTGGTCAAACCGGGTGAGGCGCTGGCGCGCGGCGACGTGCTGGCCGACGGACCGTCCACGAATCTTGGCGAACTGGCGCTCGGCCAGAATATGCTGGTGGCCTTCATGCCCTGGAATGGCTACAACTTCGAGGACTCGATCCTGATCTCGGAGCGCGTGGTGGAAGAGGAACGCTTCACCACCATCCACATCGAGGAGCTGGCGTGCGTGGCACGCGATACCAAGCTCGGCAGCGAGGAAATCACTGCCGACATTCCCAACGTCGGCGAAGGCGCACTCGGCAAGCTGGATGAAACCGGCATCGCGTTCATCGGCGCCGAGGTCAAGGCCGGCGACATCCTGGTCGGCAAGGTCACGCCCAAGGGCGAGACCCAGCTGACTCCCGAGGAGAAACTGCTGCGCGCCATCTTCGGCGAGAAGGCCAGCGACGTGAAGGACACTTCGCTGCGCGTGCCGCCGGGCATGGACGGCACGGTGATCGATGTGCGCGTGTTTACGCGCGACGGCGTGGACAAGGACGCGCGTGCGCTCAGCATCGAGAAGGCCGAACTCGAGAAAGTGCGCAAGGACTTGAACGATCAGCGCCGCATCCTGGAGGAGGACATCTTCCAGCGCGTCGAGCGCATGCTGCTCGGCAAGGTGGCCGAAGGCGGGCCCAAAGGACTCAAGGCCGGCAACAAGATCACCAAGGGCTATCTCGAGGAACTGCCGCGCGAGAACTGGTTCGAGATTCGCCTGAAGAACGATGAGGCCAACGAGCAGCTCGAGAAGGTCGCGACTACGCTCAAGGGCCAGCATCACGAATTTGAGCGGCGTTACGAAGAGAAGAAACGCAAAATCACCGCGGGCGACGACCTGGCACCGGGCGTGATCAAGATGGTCAAGGTATACCTCGCGGTCAAACGCCGGGTGCAGCCGGGCGACAAGATGGCCGGCCGCCACGGCAACAAGGGCGTGATCTCCATGATCGTGCCAGTCGAGGACATGCCGTACATGGCGGACGGCACACCGGTGGACGTGGTGCTGAATCCGCTGGGCGTGCCTTCGCGCATGAACATCGGCCAGATCCTCGAGACGCATCTGGGCTGGGCGGCAAAAGGCATCGGCCAGAAGATTGGGCGCATGCTCGACGAGCAGGCCAAGGCCGAGGAACTGCGCAAGTTCCTGGAACAGGTGTACAACCGCACCGGCGGCCGCAAGGAAGACCTCGCGGCATTCAACGACACGGAAATCGGTGCGCTCGCGCACAACCTGCGCGAGGGCTTGCCGGTGGCCACGCCGGTGTTCGACGGTGCGAGCGAAGATGAAATCAAGCACCTGCTGCGCATCGTGGGCCTGCCGGAATCCGGCCAGACCACGCTGTACGACGGGCGCACCGGCGAAGCCTTCCAGCGGCAGATAACCGTGGGCTACATGTACATGCTCAAGCTCAACCACCTGGTGGACGACAAGATGCATGCGCGTTCCACCGGGCCGTACTCGCTGGTGACGCAGCAGCCGCTGGGCGGCAAGGCGCAGTTCGGCGGACAGCGCTTCGGCGAAATGGAAGTCTGGGCGCTGGAAGCCTATGGCGCGGCCTACACGCTGCAGGAGATGCTCACGGTCAAGTCCGACGACACCGTGGGACGCACCAAGATGTACAAGAACATCGTGGATGGCGACCATCGCATGGAGGCCGGCATGCCCGAGTCCTTCAACGTGCTGGTCAAGGAAATTCGTTCGCTGGCCATCAATATCGAGCTGGAACAGGACTGAGCCACAGGCGTTCCCGCGGCGATCATTGCAACCAGTAATTTGACGGTGAAGCAAACATGAAAGACTTACTCAAGCTGTTGAGGCAACAAGGCCAGGTCGAGGACTTTGATGCGTTGCGCATCGCGCTGGCGTCGCCGGAGCTGATTCACTCCTGGTCCTACGGCGAGGTCAAGAAGCCCGAGACCATCAACTACCGCACCTTCAAGCCGGAGCGCGACGGCCTGTTTTGCGCCAAGATTTTCGGCCCGGTCAAGGACTACGAGTGCCTGTGCGGCAAGTACAAGCGCCTCAAGCACCGCGGCGTGATCTGCGAGAAGTGCGGCGTCGAGGTCACGGTCGCCAAGGTGCGCCGCGAGCGCATGGGTCACATCGAACTCGCCTCGCCGGTGGCGCACATCTGGTACCTGAAGTCGCTACCCTCGCGCATCGGGCTGATGCTCGACATGACCTTGCGCGAGATCGAGCGCGTGCTGTATTTCGAAGCCTTCGTGGTGATCGATCCGGGCATGACGCCGCTCGAGCGCGGCCAGCTGCTTTCCGACGAGTCCTATCTCGATGCCATCGAGGAACACGGCGACGATTTCGATGCGCGCATGGGTGCGGAAGCCGTTTACGAGCTGCTGAAGAGCATTGATCTCGAGAAGGAAGCCGCCAAGCTGCGCGAGGACATCGCGGATACCAATTCCGAGACCAAGATCAAACGCCTGGCGAAGCGCCTGAAACTCATGGAATCGTTCATTGAATCCGGCAACAAACCGGAGTGGATGGTGATGACGGTGCTGCCGGTGCTGCCGCCGGATTTGCGGCCGCTGGTGCCGCTGGACGGCGGGCGCTTCGCGACCTCCGACCTCAATGACTTGTATCGCCGCGTCATCAACCGCAACAACCGCTTGAAGCGGTTGCTGGAGCTGAATGCGCCGGACATCATCGTGCGCAACGAAAAGCGCATGCTGCAGGAGGCGGTGGACGCGCTGCTGGACAACGGCCGCCGCGGCCGTGCCATCACCGGCTCCAACAAACGTGCGCTCAAGTCGCTGGCCGACATGATCAAGGGCAAGCAGGGGCGCTTCCGCCAGAACCTGCTCGGCAAACGCGTGGACTACTCGGGGCGCTCGGTAATCGTGGTGGGCCCGGGCTTGAAGCTGCATCAGTGTGGCCTGCCGAAGAAGATGGCGCTGGAACTTTTCAAGCCGTTCATCTTTTCCAAGCTGCAACTGCGCGGCATGGCTACCACCATCAAGGCCGCCAAGAAGATGGTCGAGCGCGAGGGCCCGGAGGTCTGGGACATCCTGGAAGAGGTGATCCGCGAGCATCCG
This genomic interval from Gammaproteobacteria bacterium contains the following:
- the rpoB gene encoding DNA-directed RNA polymerase subunit beta — encoded protein: MAYTFTEKKRIRKDFGKRTSVLDVPYLLAIQLESYRHFLQIDKPPRERANAGLHAAFKSVFPISSYSGNAALEYVEYKLGEPPFDEKECIMRGLTYSAPLRVLVRLALYDKDVPLEHRRPKEVKEQEVYMGEVPLMTGNGTFIVNGTERVIVSQLHRSPGVFFEHDKGKTHSSGKLLFSARVIPYRGSWLDFEFDPKDCIFVRIDRRRKLPVTILLRALGYNDSQILELFFETNTFHLNKEGITLDLVPERLRGETAAFDIKIKNKVLVEEGRRITARHIRELEKAGVASLAVPTAYLAGKTVAHDVVQIPTGEILAKANEELTAAKVEDLVKHSVKEIRTIYTNDLDRGAFISSTLRVDPSRTPLEALVEIYRMMRPGEPPTKDAAEQLFHNLFFTLERYDLSVVGRMKFNRRVGRQALTGPGVLYDAMYFSQRQDEFCKKLYQELGKSSDIVDALRVLIDIRNGNGQVDDIDHLGNRRVRSVGEMAENVFRIGLVRVERAVRERLAIAESEGLMPQELINAKPVSAAVKEFFGSSQLSQFMDQNNPLSEVTHKRRVSALGPGGLTRERAGFEVRDVHPTHYGRVCPIETPEGPNIGLINSLSVYARTNEYGFLETPYRRVTNGKVSDEIVYLSAIEEGQYVIAQANAQLDGHGRFVDELVSVRHQNEFTLSAPDKINFIDVSPKQIVSIAAALIPFLEHDDANRALMGSNMQRQAVPTLRTEKPLVGTGIERTVAIDSGVVVVAKRGGSVDSVDAGRIVVRVNDEETHAGEPGVDIYNLTKYTRSNQNTCINQRPLVKPGEALARGDVLADGPSTNLGELALGQNMLVAFMPWNGYNFEDSILISERVVEEERFTTIHIEELACVARDTKLGSEEITADIPNVGEGALGKLDETGIAFIGAEVKAGDILVGKVTPKGETQLTPEEKLLRAIFGEKASDVKDTSLRVPPGMDGTVIDVRVFTRDGVDKDARALSIEKAELEKVRKDLNDQRRILEEDIFQRVERMLLGKVAEGGPKGLKAGNKITKGYLEELPRENWFEIRLKNDEANEQLEKVATTLKGQHHEFERRYEEKKRKITAGDDLAPGVIKMVKVYLAVKRRVQPGDKMAGRHGNKGVISMIVPVEDMPYMADGTPVDVVLNPLGVPSRMNIGQILETHLGWAAKGIGQKIGRMLDEQAKAEELRKFLEQVYNRTGGRKEDLAAFNDTEIGALAHNLREGLPVATPVFDGASEDEIKHLLRIVGLPESGQTTLYDGRTGEAFQRQITVGYMYMLKLNHLVDDKMHARSTGPYSLVTQQPLGGKAQFGGQRFGEMEVWALEAYGAAYTLQEMLTVKSDDTVGRTKMYKNIVDGDHRMEAGMPESFNVLVKEIRSLAINIELEQD